One genomic region from Cyclopterus lumpus isolate fCycLum1 chromosome 20, fCycLum1.pri, whole genome shotgun sequence encodes:
- the acbd5a gene encoding acyl-CoA-binding domain-containing protein 5A, whose translation MEVESVRVDDERRLNLLRFEAAVKVIKSLAPDGPFQPSNDMMLKFYSYYKQATVGSCNIPRPGFWDAVGKVKWDAWSSLGDMPKEEAMASYVDEMKLILEGMPMTDEVEELLRVLGPFYELIDEKKKITQISDLSTGLGTVLNSRPSKSIAKSIVRTMEMNGTLETRPARLKSAEESHEEEEEEGEDVEEEEEEEEEEEEEEGEVVIREVRKDKKSATSQPKKKGSARRHKAPLSNGKVANGVTHLTNGNHSMAAANNGISPEGSVGETLLNGHHADPDVEVSGPSHLASDSDSEVYCDSVDQFGQEESSEHNRSSDDLDEEENHVLPALEEPQTDVHGAPRGIVCGGEDGENGGEMSQRRRLNEDRPDSSLVRRGGGSRGGGSGSLMPTYGGGDGDGDPWGGAVTPGGSLNEQIVVALARLQEDMQSVLERLQTLEALTASQARSMSLPPTYASTLGNKRSQKPSWWPFDISPTSLAFAVIWPFVVQWLIRLYLQRRRRRIN comes from the exons ATGGAGGTGGAGAGCGTCAGAGTGGACGACGAGAGGCGTCTTAACCTGCTGAGGTTCGAGGCCGCGGTCAAAGTGATCAAGAGCCTGGCCCCGGATG GTCCCTTTCAGCCCTCCAATGACATGATGCTCAAGTTCTACAGTTACTATAAACAAGCCACTGTGGGCTCGTGCAATATACCCCGACCTGGCTTCTGGGACGCGGTTGGCAAAGTGAAATG GGATGCATGGAGTTCTCTTGGAGACATGCCAAAAGAAGAAGCGATGGCCTCCTACGTTGATGAGATGAAGCTG ATCCTGGAGGGGATGCCCATGACGGACGAGGTGGAGGAGCTCCTGCGCGTCCTCGGCCCGTTCTACGAGCTGATCGACGAGAAGAAAAAGATCACGCAGATATCCGACCTGAGCACAG GGTTAGGCACAGTGTTGAATTCAAGGCCATCGAAGAGCATCGCAAAGAGCATCGTCAGAACGATGGAAATGAACGGCACCCTGGAGACTCGTCCGGCCAGGCTGAAGTCAGCGGAAGaatcacatgaagaagaagaggaggagggggaggatgtggaggaagaagaagaagaagaagaagaggaggaggaggaggagggagaagtaGTGATACGGGAGGTCAGAAAAG acAAGAAATCCGCAACTTCACAGCCAAAGAAGAAAGGTTCAGCCAGGAGGCACAAAGCGCCCCTGTCGAACGGCAAAGTGGCCAACGGGGTCACCCACCTCACCAACGGCAACCATTCCATGGCCGCCGCGAACAACGGCATCTCCCCGGAGGGGTCGGTCGGAGAGACCCTGCTCAATGGTCACCACGCGG ATCCCGATGTCGAAGTGTCTGGTCCGAGCCACCTGGCCAGCGACTCAGACAGCGAAGTCTACTGTGATTCTGTGGACCAGTTCGGCCAAGAAGAG AGCTCGGAGCACAACCGCTCTTCGGACGACCTGGACGAAGAGGAGAACCACGTCCTGCCGGCTCTGGAGGAGCCGCAGACGGATGTTCACGGTGCACCGCGGGGCATCGTGtgtggaggagaagatggagagaacGGTGGAGAGATGTCACAGAGACGGAGGCTGAATGAAGACCGGCCGGACAGCTCTTTGGTCAGAAGAGGAGGGG gctCTCGTGGCGGCGGCTCTGGATCTCTGATGCCCACGTACGGGGGTGGAGATGGGGACGGGGACCCCTGGGGAGGAGCCGTGACGCCTGGAGGGAGCCTGAATGAGCAGATCGTGGTGGCGTTGGCCAGACTGCAGGAGGACATGCAGAGCGTTCTGGAGAGGCTGCAGACCCTGGAGGCTCTGACCGCGAGCCAG GCAAGATCAATGTCTCTGCCTCCAACGTACGCATCAACCCTGGGGAATAAGAGGAGTCAG aaACCGTCCTGGTGGCCTTTCGACATTTCTCCGACCAGTTTGGCCTTCGCCGTTATTTGGCCGTTCGTGGTGCAGTGGCTTATTCGCCTGtacctgcagaggaggagaag GCGGATCAACTGA